The Streptomyces sp. RKND-216 genomic sequence GAGCGCTCGGACTCGAAGACCTCGTCGCTGACCTCAAGGTGTTCCAGCCCGTACCGCTGGTGGATCTCCTGCCCCATCGTCGTCCCGAGGTCATGGAACGCCGGCAGGCAGTGCAGGAAGCGGACGTCGTCGTTGCCGGTGGCCCGCAGCACCTCCGCCGTCACGGCGTACGGCCGCAGCAGCGCGATGCGCTCGTCCCAGAGGTCGGCCGGCTCCCCCATCGACACCCACACGTCCGTGCCGACGAAGTCCGCGCCGCGCACGCCTGCGGCGACGTCCTCGGTGAGGGTGAGGCGGGCGCCGGTGGTGGCGGCGACCTCGCGGGCCCGCGCGATCACCGCGTCGTCCGGCCAGAGCCCGCGCGGGGCGACGACCCGCAGGTCCATGCCCAGCAGCGCGCCGGTGACCAGGGAGGAGTTGCCCATGTTGCTCCGGGCGTCGCCGAGGTAGGCGTACGCCATCGCCTCGATCGGCTTCGGGCAGTGCTCCGTCATGGTGAGCACGTCGGCGAGCAGCTGGGTGGGGTGCCAGGCGTCCGTCAGCCCGTTGTAGACCGGAACACCGGCGTGCTCTGCCAGCTCCTCGGCGACGGCCTGGTCACTGCCCCGGAACTCCAGCGCATCGAACATCCGCCCCAGCACGCGCGCGGTGTCCCGCACGGACTCCTTGCGGCCGAGGTGGGAGCCGGACGGGTCGAGGCAGGTGGTGGCCGCCCCCTGATGGGAGGCGGCCACCTCGAAGGCGCACCGGGTGCGGGTGGAGGCCTTCTCGAAGATCAGGACGATGCTGCGCCCGCGGAGCCGCTGCTGCTCGGTGCCCGCCTTCCGCTCGGCCTTGAGTCGGGCGGCGAGGTCGACGAGGTGGCGGAGCTCGCCGGGGGTGAAGTCCACCTCCTTGAGGAAGTGGCGGCCCGTGAGATCTGTCGCCATGGGAGGGCTCCTCAGTCGCGTACATC encodes the following:
- the argF gene encoding ornithine carbamoyltransferase encodes the protein MATDLTGRHFLKEVDFTPGELRHLVDLAARLKAERKAGTEQQRLRGRSIVLIFEKASTRTRCAFEVAASHQGAATTCLDPSGSHLGRKESVRDTARVLGRMFDALEFRGSDQAVAEELAEHAGVPVYNGLTDAWHPTQLLADVLTMTEHCPKPIEAMAYAYLGDARSNMGNSSLVTGALLGMDLRVVAPRGLWPDDAVIARAREVAATTGARLTLTEDVAAGVRGADFVGTDVWVSMGEPADLWDERIALLRPYAVTAEVLRATGNDDVRFLHCLPAFHDLGTTMGQEIHQRYGLEHLEVSDEVFESERSVVFDQAENRMHTIKAVLVATLAGDAG